One stretch of Coregonus clupeaformis isolate EN_2021a unplaced genomic scaffold, ASM2061545v1 scaf0045, whole genome shotgun sequence DNA includes these proteins:
- the LOC121556281 gene encoding SR-related and CTD-associated factor 4-like: MMGMTQDPTHQAYAGMVPPLGHAHPGQPLRGTGPPGFPVGYPPHNKAFSQNMAQQQQDGRHRPDGKRSRSGSRSPKKRRSNSKTRRSRHRLSRSRDRRRHSPRCRSNEQRAREKERGTDSWKDCQSPKLTH; encoded by the exons ATGATGGGCATGACTCAAGACCCCACCCACCAG GCCTACGCAGGAATGGTGCCTCCTCTTGGGCATGCCCACCCAGGCCAGCCCCTCCGTGGTACGGGGCCTCCAGGCTTCCCTGTGGGATACCCTCCACACAACAAAGCCTTCAGCCAAAACATGGCACAGCAACAACAG GATGGAAGACACCGACCAGACGGCAAGAGGTCACGCTCAGGATCCAG GTCTCCTAAGAAGAGGCGGTCCAACTCTAAAACACGGCGGTCCCGACACAGACTCTCACGGTCACGAGACCGCCGCCGACACTCCCCACGATGCCGCTCCAATGAACAAAgagcgagggagaaagagagagggacagacagctGGAAGGACTGCCAGAGCCCAAAGCTGACACACTGA